The Tistrella mobilis genome window below encodes:
- a CDS encoding ABC transporter ATP-binding protein — translation MNAMPSAAPANAAAKAPYFSVRNIHAYYGESYIVQGVSFDMAEGDVVALLGRNGAGKTSTLRTLARATDPELKSGEIWLNGAPLHKMRDFEAAKHGVQLVQEDRRIIPGLTVEENLQLAQIAEPKGWPLERIYERFPRLAERRHQEGVTLSGGEQQMLAVARALARDLKLLLLDEPYEGLAPVIVEEIERIVAEIKQMGITTIIVEQNAVAALQLANRALILHMGEIVFDGTAQAVLDDVELRNEYLAI, via the coding sequence ATGAACGCGATGCCTTCCGCCGCACCGGCCAACGCCGCCGCCAAGGCCCCCTATTTCAGCGTGCGCAACATCCATGCCTATTACGGCGAAAGCTACATCGTCCAGGGGGTCAGCTTCGACATGGCCGAGGGCGACGTCGTCGCCCTTCTTGGCCGCAACGGCGCCGGCAAGACCTCGACGCTCCGCACCCTCGCCCGTGCCACCGACCCGGAACTGAAGAGCGGCGAGATCTGGCTGAACGGCGCGCCCCTGCACAAGATGCGCGATTTCGAGGCCGCGAAGCACGGTGTCCAGCTGGTGCAGGAAGACCGCCGCATCATCCCCGGCCTGACGGTGGAAGAGAACCTGCAACTGGCCCAGATCGCCGAGCCCAAGGGCTGGCCGCTGGAGCGGATCTATGAACGCTTTCCGCGGCTGGCCGAGCGGCGCCACCAGGAAGGCGTGACGCTGTCGGGCGGCGAGCAGCAGATGCTGGCCGTGGCGCGCGCCCTTGCCCGCGACCTGAAGCTTCTGCTGCTGGACGAACCCTATGAGGGGCTGGCGCCGGTGATCGTGGAAGAGATCGAGCGCATCGTCGCCGAGATCAAGCAGATGGGCATCACCACCATCATCGTCGAACAGAACGCCGTCGCAGCCCTTCAGCTCGCCAACCGCGCGCTGATCCTGCATATGGGCGAAATCGTCTTCGACGGCACGGCGCAGGCCGTGCTCGACGATGTCGAACTGCGGAACGAATATCTGGCGATCTGA
- a CDS encoding ABC transporter ATP-binding protein — protein sequence MDNAVLHVADVQKNFRGLKALSDIDLQVMEGTTHAIIGPNGAGKSTLLNVCIGRLPPDSGAVVFDGQVITGKKPHEINQMGIARVFQTPEIFPDLTLLQNVMVPAFAKRDGSFRLNPLQMVGAQTEIRDEAEHWLTDVGLKEHMHRTAGSLSRGDKRRLELAMALVQHPRLLLLDEPTAGMSRHDTNSTIDLLKKIKERGMTKVIIEHDMHVVFSLADRITVLAQGRIIADGAPDEVRANPKVREAYLGGNH from the coding sequence ATGGATAATGCGGTTCTCCACGTCGCCGATGTGCAGAAGAACTTCCGCGGCCTGAAGGCGCTGTCGGACATCGACCTTCAGGTCATGGAGGGCACGACCCACGCCATCATCGGCCCCAACGGTGCCGGCAAATCCACCCTGCTCAATGTCTGCATCGGCCGGCTGCCGCCGGATTCGGGCGCGGTGGTGTTCGACGGCCAGGTCATCACCGGCAAGAAGCCGCATGAAATCAACCAGATGGGCATCGCGCGCGTCTTTCAGACGCCCGAGATCTTCCCCGATCTCACCCTCTTGCAGAATGTGATGGTGCCGGCCTTCGCCAAGCGCGACGGCTCGTTCAGGCTCAACCCCTTGCAGATGGTCGGAGCCCAGACGGAGATTCGCGACGAGGCGGAACACTGGCTGACCGATGTCGGGCTGAAAGAGCATATGCACCGCACCGCCGGCAGCCTGTCACGCGGCGACAAACGCCGGCTGGAGCTGGCCATGGCCCTGGTCCAGCACCCGCGCCTGCTGCTGCTGGACGAGCCGACCGCCGGCATGTCGCGCCACGACACCAACTCCACGATCGACCTGCTGAAGAAGATCAAGGAGCGCGGCATGACCAAGGTGATCATCGAACACGACATGCATGTGGTGTTCTCGCTCGCCGACCGGATCACCGTGCTGGCCCAGGGCCGGATCATCGCCGACGGCGCACCCGACGAGGTGCGTGCCAATCCGAAGGTGCGTGAAGCCTATCTCGGAGGAAATCATTGA
- a CDS encoding branched-chain amino acid ABC transporter permease — protein MRTLRHDLIYMGVFTLVILTMPLWMQPFGAAYPDLLQRFAIYGILAIGFNVLFGMTGYLSFGHAAFLGVGSYAAMWSFKLLTMSAIPALIFGVLVSGIFAAVIGFISLRRSGIYFSILTLAFAQMSYNLAYSVLTPITNGETGLQLSQNDPRIIDAALGVEQTVGLPVPTIFGMDMSGFGGFYFCAVLLILGFFLTLRIDNSPFGMMLRAIKSNQTRMAYTGFNTRPYTMAAFVISGMYAGLAGALLVVTDPLAGAERMQWTASGEVVLMTILGGAGTLLGPLIGATVIKYFENIFSAYHHAKLEDAFSFLPDGLQHGMVTIVSPFVGEGWHLTLGLIFLVIVIFLPGGLMEGARRIRAAWTRRRQPAKADQTTGGLRPAKAE, from the coding sequence ATGCGCACGCTTCGCCACGACCTGATCTATATGGGCGTCTTCACCCTGGTCATCCTGACCATGCCGCTGTGGATGCAGCCCTTCGGCGCCGCCTATCCCGATCTGCTCCAGCGGTTCGCGATCTACGGCATCCTGGCCATCGGCTTCAACGTCCTGTTCGGCATGACCGGCTATCTGTCCTTCGGCCATGCCGCCTTTCTGGGCGTCGGGTCCTATGCCGCCATGTGGTCGTTCAAACTGCTGACCATGAGTGCGATCCCGGCGCTGATCTTCGGCGTGCTGGTCTCAGGCATCTTCGCCGCGGTGATCGGCTTCATCAGCCTGCGCCGCAGCGGCATCTATTTCTCGATCCTGACGCTCGCCTTCGCCCAGATGTCCTACAACCTGGCCTATTCGGTGCTCACCCCGATCACCAACGGCGAAACCGGCCTGCAGCTGTCGCAGAACGACCCGCGGATCATCGATGCCGCGCTCGGGGTGGAACAGACCGTCGGCCTGCCGGTGCCGACCATCTTCGGTATGGATATGAGCGGCTTCGGCGGCTTCTATTTCTGCGCGGTGTTGCTGATCCTGGGCTTCTTCCTGACGCTCCGGATCGACAATTCGCCCTTCGGCATGATGCTGCGGGCGATCAAGTCGAACCAGACCCGCATGGCCTATACCGGCTTCAACACCCGACCCTATACCATGGCCGCCTTCGTGATCTCGGGCATGTATGCGGGCCTCGCCGGTGCACTGCTGGTGGTGACCGACCCGCTGGCAGGGGCGGAGCGCATGCAGTGGACCGCCTCGGGCGAGGTGGTGCTGATGACCATCCTGGGTGGTGCCGGCACCCTGCTCGGCCCGCTGATCGGGGCGACGGTCATCAAGTATTTCGAGAACATCTTCTCCGCCTATCACCACGCCAAGCTGGAGGATGCCTTCTCTTTCCTGCCCGACGGGCTGCAGCACGGCATGGTGACGATCGTCTCGCCTTTCGTGGGTGAGGGCTGGCACCTGACGCTCGGCCTGATCTTCCTGGTGATCGTGATCTTCCTGCCCGGCGGGCTGATGGAAGGCGCCCGGCGGATCCGGGCGGCCTGGACACGGCGCCGGCAGCCTGCGAAGGCAGATCAGACCACGGGCGGCCTGCGCCCGGCCAAGGCGGAATAG
- a CDS encoding branched-chain amino acid ABC transporter permease, protein MDAFALQLLNGLDKGGAYALIALGLTLVFGTLGVVNFAHGALFMIGAFIAVSVNGLLRLETVTVDPTKLTPWGSPMEVRTPLVQAWLGDFGGFLLQYSVPLSILVAVPVMLLLGVAMERGLIRYFYRRTHAEQILVTFGLAIVLQELIKAAFGANPISMAAPPAFSGSANIGEWLGLGAGVIYPWWRLVYLGFAAVIIAGVIAFLQFTTYGMVVRAGMQDRQTVGFLGINIQRRFTVVFGIAAAVAGMAGVMYTPIVPPSYHIGMEFLVLSFVVVVVGGMGSISGAVAAGFLLGILQSFASMTEVKAVIPGIDQVIVYLVAVAVLLIRPRGLMGRKGVMEN, encoded by the coding sequence ATGGACGCATTCGCTCTCCAACTGCTCAACGGTCTGGACAAGGGCGGCGCCTATGCGCTGATCGCCCTTGGCCTCACCCTGGTCTTCGGCACGCTCGGCGTGGTGAATTTCGCCCACGGTGCCCTGTTCATGATCGGCGCCTTCATCGCCGTCAGCGTGAACGGGCTGCTGCGCCTGGAAACCGTGACCGTCGATCCCACCAAGTTGACCCCCTGGGGATCCCCGATGGAGGTCCGCACGCCCCTGGTTCAGGCCTGGCTTGGCGATTTCGGCGGCTTCCTGCTGCAGTATTCGGTGCCGCTGTCGATCCTGGTCGCCGTACCGGTGATGCTGCTGCTGGGGGTGGCCATGGAACGCGGGCTGATCCGCTATTTCTACCGCCGCACCCATGCCGAACAGATCCTGGTGACCTTCGGCCTCGCCATCGTGCTGCAGGAGCTGATCAAGGCCGCCTTCGGCGCCAACCCGATCTCGATGGCCGCCCCGCCGGCCTTTTCCGGCAGCGCCAATATCGGTGAATGGCTCGGGCTCGGGGCCGGCGTCATCTATCCGTGGTGGCGGCTGGTCTATCTGGGGTTTGCAGCGGTCATCATCGCAGGCGTGATCGCCTTCCTGCAATTCACCACCTACGGCATGGTCGTGCGTGCCGGCATGCAGGACCGCCAGACCGTCGGCTTCCTGGGCATCAACATCCAGCGCCGTTTCACCGTGGTCTTCGGGATCGCGGCCGCGGTCGCCGGCATGGCGGGTGTGATGTACACGCCGATCGTGCCGCCCAGCTACCATATCGGCATGGAATTCCTGGTGCTCTCCTTCGTCGTCGTGGTGGTCGGCGGCATGGGATCGATCAGCGGCGCGGTCGCCGCCGGCTTCCTGCTCGGCATCCTGCAGAGCTTCGCCTCGATGACCGAGGTGAAGGCCGTGATCCCCGGCATCGACCAGGTGATCGTCTACCTCGTCGCCGTCGCCGTGCTCCTGATCCGGCCGCGCGGGCTGATGGGCCGCAAGGGCGTGATGGAGAACTGA
- a CDS encoding substrate-binding protein: MSIVRMNRRAFLRSSALVGAGLAVPTIFTSASRAADFCNAPTGSTVTLGFNVPQTGPYADEGADELRAYQLAVKHLNGEGDGGMLNTFKGSQLKGNGILGKKVVFVTGDTQTKSDAARASATRMIERDGAIMITGGSSSGVAVAVQSLCQDAGVIFMSGLTHSNDTTGKDKRRNGFRHFFNAYMSGQALGPVLGEAYGKDRKAYHLTADYTWGWTQEESIKAATEKLGWKTVATVRTPLGAADFSQYLTPVLSSGADVLILNHYGGDMINSLTQAVQFGMRDKQVNGKSFEIVVPLFSELMAQGAGDAVKGIYGTANWDWKLEDEGTRAFTKSFGQEYGQPPSQAAQTCYVQALLYANACQMAGTFNPEGVVKALEGFQFDGLGNGPTLYRADDHQCFKPVLVVQGKENPSDKFDLMRIVKQVPTEDVIYDAAMFGGELGPVNSRC; this comes from the coding sequence ATGAGCATCGTTCGGATGAACCGACGTGCCTTCCTGAGGAGCAGTGCCCTTGTCGGTGCCGGGCTCGCCGTACCGACCATCTTCACCAGCGCCTCCAGAGCCGCGGACTTCTGCAACGCACCGACCGGCAGCACCGTGACCCTCGGCTTCAACGTGCCCCAGACGGGGCCCTATGCCGACGAGGGAGCGGACGAATTGCGCGCCTATCAGCTGGCCGTCAAGCACCTCAACGGCGAGGGCGACGGCGGCATGCTGAATACGTTCAAGGGCTCGCAGCTGAAGGGCAACGGCATCCTGGGCAAGAAGGTCGTCTTCGTCACCGGCGACACGCAGACCAAATCCGACGCGGCCCGCGCCTCGGCCACCCGCATGATCGAGCGTGACGGCGCGATCATGATCACCGGCGGCTCGTCGTCGGGTGTGGCCGTGGCGGTGCAGTCGCTCTGCCAGGACGCCGGCGTGATCTTCATGTCCGGCCTGACCCATTCAAACGACACCACCGGCAAGGACAAGCGCCGCAACGGGTTCCGGCACTTCTTCAATGCCTATATGTCGGGTCAGGCGCTGGGGCCGGTGCTGGGCGAGGCCTATGGTAAGGACCGCAAGGCCTATCACCTGACCGCCGACTATACCTGGGGCTGGACCCAGGAAGAATCGATCAAGGCCGCCACCGAGAAACTGGGCTGGAAGACGGTCGCGACCGTCAGAACCCCGCTCGGTGCGGCGGATTTCTCGCAGTATCTGACCCCGGTGCTGAGCTCGGGCGCGGATGTGCTGATCCTCAACCACTATGGCGGCGACATGATCAACTCGCTGACCCAGGCGGTGCAGTTCGGCATGCGCGACAAGCAGGTGAACGGCAAGAGCTTCGAGATCGTGGTTCCGCTGTTCTCGGAACTGATGGCCCAGGGTGCGGGCGATGCCGTGAAGGGCATCTACGGCACCGCCAACTGGGACTGGAAGCTTGAGGACGAAGGCACCAGGGCCTTCACCAAATCCTTCGGCCAGGAATATGGCCAGCCGCCGTCGCAGGCCGCCCAGACCTGCTATGTGCAGGCCCTGCTCTACGCCAATGCCTGCCAGATGGCCGGCACCTTCAACCCTGAAGGCGTGGTCAAGGCACTGGAAGGCTTCCAGTTCGACGGGCTCGGCAACGGCCCCACCCTCTACCGTGCCGACGACCACCAGTGCTTCAAGCCGGTGCTGGTCGTGCAGGGTAAGGAGAACCCGTCCGACAAGTTCGACCTGATGCGCATCGTCAAGCAGGTGCCCACCGAGGACGTGATCTACGACGCCGCGATGTTCGGCGGCGAACTCGGCCCGGTCAACTCCCGCTGCTGA
- a CDS encoding helix-turn-helix domain-containing protein, whose translation MSRTLTGMKIRALRKEAGLTQGALARRAGISAAYLNLIEHDRRPVAGELLDRIARGIGVPRGLLDGGAERRLVDMLNEIAADPAVSDGAPPAEAAEELVGRAPGWAALLLGVYRAWLDQRQAVLAMADRLNHDPFLGESVHRILTRAAAVSSAAEILEGGDLEEADRARFMAIVASDSRRLAETAQRLAGFFDSAHMRVRSSTVMEHVDTFIYETGNHFPFLEAAAESFRAGLTRGETPEAAAAARLGVAMPEDDPLTPERRRFGLLRDLAAVLAGDEIEAFVAAHPALGTDEARVLAAAALQSYMAAAIVMPYDRFLEAAERHRYDLDRLGRIFGVSYEQAAHRAATLRRPGAEGVRFAFMRSDSSGYVTKRMSLPHLPLPRYGNACPLWPIYGAFQTPGVTARAFGELPSGDAFLFFARAVEKRPPAADRPRHLLSVMLAAAAADADRLVQGDGIDRTTATIPLGTVCRLCPRNGCDHRQEAPLIT comes from the coding sequence ATGTCACGCACGCTGACCGGCATGAAGATCCGGGCCCTGCGCAAGGAGGCGGGGTTGACGCAGGGCGCGCTTGCGCGTCGGGCCGGGATTTCTGCGGCCTATCTCAACCTGATAGAACATGATCGCCGGCCGGTGGCGGGGGAGCTGCTGGACCGGATCGCCCGCGGCATCGGTGTGCCCCGCGGCCTGCTCGACGGCGGTGCCGAACGCCGGCTGGTCGACATGCTGAACGAGATCGCCGCCGATCCGGCGGTGTCCGATGGCGCGCCGCCCGCCGAAGCGGCCGAGGAACTGGTCGGTCGTGCGCCTGGCTGGGCGGCGCTGCTGCTGGGGGTCTACCGGGCCTGGCTGGATCAGCGCCAGGCGGTGCTGGCCATGGCCGACCGGCTGAACCACGACCCTTTCCTGGGCGAAAGCGTTCACCGCATCCTGACCCGGGCGGCGGCGGTGTCGTCGGCGGCCGAAATCCTGGAGGGCGGTGATCTGGAAGAGGCCGACCGGGCGCGCTTCATGGCGATCGTCGCCTCCGACAGCCGCCGTCTGGCGGAAACCGCTCAGCGTCTGGCCGGGTTTTTCGACAGCGCCCATATGCGGGTCCGTTCCTCGACCGTGATGGAACATGTCGACACCTTCATCTATGAAACCGGCAACCATTTTCCGTTTCTCGAAGCCGCGGCCGAGAGCTTTCGCGCCGGGCTGACCCGGGGAGAAACGCCCGAAGCCGCCGCCGCCGCCCGGCTGGGGGTGGCGATGCCAGAGGATGATCCGCTGACGCCCGAGCGGCGGCGCTTCGGCCTGCTGCGCGATCTTGCCGCCGTGCTGGCAGGGGACGAGATCGAGGCCTTCGTCGCCGCCCATCCGGCACTCGGCACCGACGAGGCACGGGTTCTGGCCGCGGCGGCGCTGCAATCCTATATGGCCGCCGCCATCGTCATGCCCTATGACCGCTTCCTTGAGGCGGCCGAACGCCATCGCTACGACCTGGATCGGCTGGGCCGGATCTTCGGCGTGTCGTACGAACAGGCCGCCCACAGGGCGGCCACGCTCCGCCGGCCGGGTGCCGAGGGGGTGCGCTTCGCCTTCATGCGCTCCGACAGTTCCGGCTATGTCACCAAGCGCATGTCGCTGCCACACCTGCCCTTGCCCCGGTACGGCAATGCCTGTCCGCTCTGGCCGATCTACGGCGCCTTCCAGACCCCGGGGGTGACGGCGCGGGCTTTCGGTGAACTGCCGTCGGGTGATGCCTTCCTGTTCTTCGCCCGTGCGGTCGAAAAGCGGCCGCCTGCGGCCGACCGGCCCCGGCATCTGCTGTCGGTGATGCTGGCCGCCGCGGCGGCCGATGCCGACCGGCTGGTGCAGGGCGACGGCATCGACCGCACCACCGCGACCATACCCCTCGGCACGGTCTGCCGGCTCTGTCCGCGCAACGGTTGCGACCATCGTCAGGAAGCCCCGTTGATCACATGA
- a CDS encoding response regulator transcription factor produces the protein MSRARILIAEDEPNIAESLSFILSRAGFEVDTIANGADALDRLRRQPFQALILDVMLPGMNGFDVLRAIRTDRAIGRLPVIVLTAKGQAHDREMAEQIGASAFIVKPFSNAHIVERVSHFVGA, from the coding sequence TTGTCAAGGGCGCGCATACTCATCGCTGAAGATGAGCCGAATATCGCGGAGTCGCTGAGCTTCATACTCTCGCGGGCAGGCTTCGAGGTCGACACCATCGCCAATGGCGCAGATGCGCTGGACCGGCTGCGACGACAACCGTTTCAGGCCCTGATTCTCGACGTCATGCTGCCGGGCATGAACGGTTTCGACGTGCTGCGGGCGATCCGGACCGATCGGGCGATCGGCCGGCTGCCGGTGATCGTGCTCACGGCCAAGGGGCAGGCGCATGACCGCGAGATGGCCGAACAGATCGGCGCCAGCGCCTTCATCGTGAAGCCGTTCTCCAACGCCCACATCGTGGAACGGGTCAGCCACTTCGTCGGGGCCTGA
- a CDS encoding ATP-binding protein, which translates to MLQANLVITVCLLYVAVLFTVAFICDRQARAGRARWSASPLIYTLSISVYCTSWTFFGAVGSAARSGLEFATIYIGPTIVFTGWWVFLRKLVTVGRVHNTTSIADLISARFGKNPALGAVVTLVALVVTTPYIALQLQALTASFQVITFPAGAVTATKIDLVPDYWSGAWVAVGLAVFSIMFGVRNIDVNERHHGVIAAIALEAVVKLVALLAVGLWVVFWLAGSPAAALADAPVSLTNPQQTFGVRWITLCILSGAAIICLPRQFQVTVVENSNERQLRTASWLFPLYLFVFCLLVVPIAVTGLNRLPPDANPDLYVLTLPLDAGQDVIALMAFIGGFSSATSMVIVSSIALSTMISNHIVTPLALRFSALSEASAETVRSFILGSRRASILFIILLGFLYFRLAATSGALADIGLISFCGAAQFLPALVGGLYWRRATHIGALAGMIAGFLIWAYMLFLPSFQNHFLISTALVQDGPFGWAWLKPRTLFGLSGLDPLVHAAFWSLFVNTALFVVISMMTEPTPLARLQSALFIDVFRRRTESEQRVLRRTAPIAELRQIADRVLGPAETVQIFVRDRRAGRATVASDELITAVEQRLAAHIGAASARTMISRIVSSETISVEELKRLAGETERIRAYSAELERKSQQIESTAAELARANARLREVDKQKDDFLSQISHELRTPMASIRSFSDILLENQDLDEAKKLRFLGIIQNESLRLTRLLDGILDMNLLETRGLSWSPGLLDPETALDQAIESCEALALRSGVVLKRGTRTRDVLILGDRDKLAQVMVNLIANAIKYNTDPTPQVVVSSRVRGDRYEASVRDNGRGVPDEDRERIFEKFVRGSAHQQTGAGLGLAISRQIVESFGGRLGLGTGRSGAEFVVSLPLQPLPGAERERADLPKA; encoded by the coding sequence ATGCTCCAGGCCAATCTGGTCATCACCGTCTGCCTGCTTTACGTCGCGGTGCTGTTCACCGTTGCCTTCATCTGCGACCGCCAGGCCCGGGCGGGCCGCGCCCGCTGGTCGGCCTCGCCGCTGATCTATACCCTGTCGATCTCGGTCTACTGCACCTCGTGGACCTTTTTCGGCGCGGTGGGCTCTGCCGCCCGCAGCGGGCTCGAATTCGCCACGATCTATATCGGCCCGACCATCGTGTTCACCGGCTGGTGGGTATTCCTGCGCAAGCTGGTCACCGTCGGGCGGGTGCACAACACCACCTCGATCGCCGATCTGATCTCGGCCCGGTTCGGCAAAAACCCGGCGCTGGGCGCCGTGGTCACCCTGGTGGCCCTGGTCGTGACCACGCCTTACATCGCCCTCCAGCTGCAGGCGCTGACCGCCAGCTTTCAGGTCATCACCTTCCCGGCCGGGGCGGTCACCGCCACCAAGATCGATCTGGTGCCCGACTACTGGTCCGGGGCCTGGGTGGCGGTCGGGCTCGCGGTCTTTTCGATCATGTTCGGCGTGCGCAATATCGACGTGAACGAGCGTCATCACGGCGTGATCGCGGCGATCGCGCTCGAAGCGGTGGTCAAGCTGGTGGCGCTGCTCGCGGTCGGGCTCTGGGTGGTGTTCTGGCTGGCGGGCTCCCCCGCGGCTGCCCTCGCCGATGCGCCGGTCAGCCTTACCAACCCGCAGCAGACCTTCGGCGTGCGCTGGATCACACTCTGCATCCTGTCGGGGGCGGCGATCATCTGCCTGCCGCGCCAGTTTCAGGTGACGGTGGTCGAAAACTCGAACGAACGTCAGCTGCGCACCGCCTCCTGGCTGTTCCCGCTCTATCTCTTCGTTTTCTGCCTGCTGGTGGTGCCGATCGCGGTCACCGGGCTCAACCGCCTGCCGCCGGATGCCAATCCCGATCTCTATGTGCTGACCCTGCCGCTGGATGCCGGCCAGGATGTGATCGCGCTGATGGCCTTCATCGGCGGCTTCTCGTCCGCGACATCGATGGTGATCGTATCGTCGATCGCGCTTTCGACCATGATCTCCAACCATATCGTGACCCCGCTGGCGCTGCGCTTTTCTGCGTTGTCGGAGGCGAGTGCCGAAACCGTGCGGAGCTTCATCCTGGGGTCGCGGCGGGCCAGCATCCTGTTCATCATCCTGCTGGGCTTCCTCTATTTCCGCCTGGCCGCAACCTCGGGGGCCCTGGCCGATATCGGCCTGATCTCGTTCTGCGGGGCGGCGCAGTTCCTGCCCGCGCTGGTCGGCGGGCTCTACTGGCGGCGGGCGACCCATATCGGTGCGCTCGCCGGCATGATCGCGGGTTTCCTGATCTGGGCTTATATGCTGTTCCTGCCCAGCTTCCAGAACCATTTCCTGATCTCGACCGCGCTGGTCCAGGACGGCCCCTTCGGCTGGGCGTGGCTGAAGCCGCGCACGCTTTTCGGGTTGAGCGGGCTTGATCCGCTGGTCCATGCCGCCTTCTGGAGCCTGTTCGTCAACACTGCGCTCTTCGTCGTGATCTCCATGATGACCGAGCCGACACCGCTCGCCCGGCTGCAATCGGCGCTGTTCATCGATGTCTTCCGCCGGAGGACCGAAAGCGAGCAGCGGGTGCTGCGCCGCACGGCGCCGATCGCCGAACTTCGCCAGATCGCCGATCGGGTGCTGGGTCCGGCCGAGACCGTGCAGATCTTCGTCCGCGACCGCAGGGCAGGGCGGGCGACGGTGGCGAGCGACGAGCTGATAACGGCGGTGGAGCAGCGGCTTGCCGCCCATATCGGCGCCGCTTCGGCCCGGACCATGATTTCGCGCATCGTCTCCAGCGAGACGATCAGCGTCGAGGAGCTGAAGCGCCTGGCGGGGGAGACCGAGCGGATCCGCGCCTATTCGGCCGAGCTGGAGCGGAAGTCGCAGCAGATCGAGAGCACGGCTGCGGAACTGGCCCGGGCCAATGCCCGGCTGCGCGAGGTCGACAAGCAGAAGGATGATTTCCTGAGCCAGATCAGCCACGAATTGCGCACACCCATGGCCTCGATCCGCTCGTTCAGCGACATCCTGCTTGAGAACCAGGACCTGGACGAGGCGAAGAAGTTGAGATTCCTCGGGATCATCCAGAATGAAAGCCTGCGCCTGACGCGGCTTCTGGACGGGATTCTGGACATGAACCTGCTGGAGACGCGGGGCCTGTCGTGGTCGCCGGGGCTGCTCGATCCCGAAACCGCCCTCGATCAGGCCATCGAAAGCTGTGAGGCGCTGGCGCTGCGCTCGGGCGTGGTGCTGAAGCGGGGCACGCGCACCCGTGACGTCCTGATTCTGGGCGATCGCGACAAGCTGGCCCAGGTGATGGTCAACCTCATCGCCAATGCGATCAAGTACAACACCGATCCCACGCCCCAGGTGGTGGTGTCGAGCCGGGTGCGCGGCGACCGCTACGAGGCGAGCGTGCGCGACAATGGCCGCGGCGTGCCCGACGAGGATCGCGAGCGGATCTTCGAAAAATTCGTCCGCGGCTCTGCCCACCAGCAGACCGGCGCCGGGCTCGGCCTCGCCATCAGCCGCCAGATCGTGGAGAGCTTCGGCGGTCGCCTGGGCCTTGGGACCGGCCGCAGCGGCGCCGAATTCGTCGTCTCACTCCCCCTCCAGCCCCTGCCGGGGGCTGAACGCGAAAGGGCGGATCTGCCGAAAGCTTAG
- a CDS encoding type II toxin-antitoxin system death-on-curing family toxin, with product MSSIVKNHPFIDGNKRTGFMVGVLFLELNGYSFTAQEEDAANAVLSLASGLMDENGYQAFLAANITSHEA from the coding sequence ATGTCCAGTATTGTGAAAAATCATCCCTTCATTGACGGGAACAAGCGCACGGGCTTTATGGTCGGGGTGCTGTTCCTTGAGCTGAATGGCTATAGCTTCACGGCCCAAGAAGAAGACGCGGCGAATGCGGTGCTCAGCCTGGCGTCGGGGCTGATGGATGAAAATGGCTACCAGGCATTCCTGGCCGCAAATATCACGTCTCACGAAGCCTAG
- a CDS encoding AbrB family transcriptional regulator — protein MIELKVRKIGNSLGVVLPEEVVSRLNAQDGAALYLIEAPEGGYRLASSGPDFEKKMSKAKDIMKRYHNTLRILAQ, from the coding sequence ATAATCGAGTTGAAGGTCAGAAAAATCGGGAACTCTCTTGGAGTTGTGCTACCGGAAGAAGTAGTCTCGCGCCTGAACGCACAGGACGGCGCCGCGCTTTATCTCATTGAAGCGCCAGAAGGCGGTTACCGGCTGGCATCCTCTGGTCCTGATTTTGAAAAGAAGATGTCAAAAGCCAAAGACATCATGAAGCGCTATCATAATACATTGCGCATCCTGGCACAATGA